One Streptomyces lincolnensis genomic region harbors:
- a CDS encoding PH domain-containing protein, giving the protein MALFGNAHTVDPAQAQQDYARLLGPGEQVQAAYQLVRDVILFTDRRLLLVDKQGITGKKVEYHSIPFRSITHFAVETAGTFDLDAELKIWVSGNSVPIQKTFTKGVDIYEVQAILTQFVAK; this is encoded by the coding sequence ATGGCACTTTTCGGCAACGCGCACACCGTCGACCCGGCCCAGGCGCAGCAGGACTACGCCCGTCTGCTGGGCCCCGGCGAGCAGGTGCAGGCCGCGTACCAACTGGTCCGCGACGTCATCCTGTTCACCGACCGCCGCCTGCTCCTGGTCGACAAGCAGGGCATCACCGGCAAGAAGGTGGAGTACCACTCCATCCCCTTCCGCAGCATCACCCACTTCGCGGTGGAGACCGCCGGCACCTTCGACCTCGACGCCGAGCTGAAGATCTGGGTCTCGGGCAACTCCGTCCCGATCCAGAAGACCTTCACCAAGGGCGTCGACATCTACGAGGTGCAGGCGATCCTCACGCAGTTCGTCGCGAAGTAG